In Pseudomonas deceptionensis, a single window of DNA contains:
- a CDS encoding GyrI-like domain-containing protein: protein MEQTKKFELSAPRFTKGQFQLIAGLGGRFTQETCSQIPLLWEKFIPEIGKVPSQIGEETYGVCCNPDGQGGFEYIAGVAISKLDDLPERYRWVELQEQSYAVFEHQGSLDTLSQTFQAIWNDWLPQSGYEAVDAPEFERYSADFNPDTGTGLLEIWLPVKKPA from the coding sequence ATGGAACAAACAAAAAAGTTCGAACTGTCAGCTCCGCGATTTACCAAAGGCCAATTTCAACTGATCGCGGGTTTGGGTGGCCGTTTCACTCAGGAGACCTGCAGCCAAATTCCGTTGTTGTGGGAGAAGTTCATCCCTGAGATCGGTAAGGTGCCAAGTCAGATTGGCGAAGAAACTTACGGTGTTTGCTGTAATCCGGATGGGCAAGGCGGTTTTGAATACATCGCTGGCGTGGCCATCAGCAAGCTTGACGACCTGCCTGAGCGCTATCGCTGGGTTGAGCTGCAAGAGCAGTCTTACGCGGTCTTCGAGCATCAGGGGTCACTGGACACGCTGTCACAGACCTTTCAGGCGATCTGGAATGACTGGCTGCCTCAGTCGGGCTATGAAGCCGTTGATGCGCCCGAATTTGAGCGTTACAGCGCAGACTTCAACCCCGACACCGGCACGGGGCTGCTGGAGATCTGGCTGCCGGTTAAAAAGCCCGCTTAG